In a genomic window of Pirellulales bacterium:
- a CDS encoding sugar phosphate isomerase/epimerase encodes MTRPVTLFTGQWADLTIDDLARKASEFGYQGLELACWGDHFEVDKALADDGYCAAKRDLLERYDLQVFAISNHLVGQAVLDPIDERHKSILPKYVWGDGDPAGVNRRAAEEMKNTARAAQKLGVPVVNGFTGSSIWHLNYSFPPVPQTMIDAGFELLAERWNPILDVFGQCGVKFALEVHPTEIAFDIYTAQRALEALDRREEFGFNFDPSHLLWQGVDPVEFIRAFHDRIYHMHVKDAIVTLNGKSGILASHLNFGDPRRGWDFRSPGRGGVDFEEIIRALNQAGYDGPLSVEWEDCGMDREHGAKEACEFVQRLDFTPSNVQFDAAFAES; translated from the coding sequence ATGACGCGCCCCGTTACTTTGTTCACCGGTCAATGGGCCGATCTCACCATCGACGACCTGGCCCGCAAGGCGAGTGAGTTTGGCTATCAAGGTCTCGAGTTGGCCTGCTGGGGAGATCATTTCGAAGTCGATAAGGCTTTGGCCGACGACGGCTATTGCGCGGCGAAACGCGACCTCTTGGAGCGCTACGATCTGCAAGTGTTCGCGATCAGCAACCATTTGGTCGGCCAGGCGGTGCTCGATCCGATCGACGAGCGGCACAAGTCCATCTTGCCGAAATATGTGTGGGGCGATGGCGATCCGGCCGGCGTCAATCGCCGCGCCGCGGAGGAGATGAAAAACACAGCCCGCGCGGCCCAGAAACTCGGCGTGCCGGTCGTCAACGGATTCACCGGCTCGAGCATCTGGCATCTTAACTATTCGTTTCCGCCCGTGCCGCAGACGATGATCGACGCGGGCTTCGAGCTGCTCGCCGAGCGCTGGAACCCGATTCTGGACGTGTTCGGCCAATGCGGCGTGAAGTTCGCCTTGGAAGTTCACCCAACCGAGATCGCGTTCGACATTTACACGGCCCAGCGAGCGCTCGAAGCCCTCGACCGCCGCGAGGAGTTCGGATTCAACTTCGACCCGAGCCACCTGCTCTGGCAGGGAGTCGATCCGGTCGAATTCATCCGCGCGTTCCACGACCGCATCTACCACATGCATGTTAAAGACGCGATCGTCACCCTGAACGGCAAGAGCGGGATTCTGGCGAGCCATCTCAATTTTGGCGATCCGCGCCGCGGTTGGGATTTCCGCTCGCCGGGCCGCGGGGGAGTCGATTTCGAGGAGATCATTCGGGCGCTGAACCAGGCCGGCTACGACGGCCCGCTCTCCGTTGAATGGGAAGATTGCGGCATGGACCGCGAGCACGGCGCGAAGGAAGCCTGCGAATTCGTCCAGCGGCTCGATTTCACGCCGAGCAACGTGCAGTTCGACGCGGCCTTCGCCGAGAGTTGA
- a CDS encoding thiamine pyrophosphate-binding protein — protein MFSGSEIADLLAELKVTHVIWLPDSGLGAWENALEESSAFQLIRVSRESEAWAIAAGLDIGGARPMVIMQTTGLFDSGDSFRNALFDLGRPLFAIVGHRSYLIENSADTAKHFAEPILRAWEIDYVLLARPDELPRMGEHYRASRAAGKPGIALVAEGRM, from the coding sequence GTGTTTTCCGGTTCTGAAATCGCCGATTTGCTCGCTGAACTAAAGGTGACTCACGTCATCTGGCTGCCAGACTCGGGTCTGGGGGCGTGGGAAAATGCGCTGGAGGAGTCGAGCGCGTTTCAATTGATTCGAGTCTCGCGCGAGTCCGAGGCCTGGGCCATCGCGGCAGGGCTGGACATCGGCGGCGCGCGGCCGATGGTGATCATGCAAACGACCGGCCTTTTCGACTCGGGCGATTCATTCCGCAATGCGCTCTTCGACCTCGGCCGGCCGCTGTTCGCGATCGTCGGCCATCGCAGCTATTTGATTGAGAACTCCGCCGACACGGCGAAGCATTTCGCCGAGCCGATCCTGCGGGCGTGGGAAATTGATTACGTGTTGCTGGCCCGCCCTGACGAGCTGCCGCGAATGGGCGAGCACTATCGGGCCAGCCGAGCCGCCGGCAAGCCGGGCATTGCACTCGTGGCCGAAGGACGAATGTAG
- a CDS encoding thiamine pyrophosphate-dependent enzyme — translation MDETTPYASDEPSRMPLVPALEVIRQLRTDQIVVTTMGTAREWPRISNHPLDFHYIPSAMGQSPSIALGLALAQLQREVIVFTGDGSLLMNLGCLVTLAASRAKNLTLIALDNGVYEVTGGQKTAGHIARVDFAGLATAAGIESVATFDDLIDWQNGAAAVLKLPGPRFISLIVEPIRGDYFLDVPGPIRPRIERLRTALGI, via the coding sequence ATGGACGAGACCACGCCGTATGCCTCGGACGAACCTTCTCGCATGCCCTTGGTTCCCGCGCTGGAAGTCATCCGCCAACTGCGGACCGATCAAATTGTCGTCACGACAATGGGCACCGCCCGCGAATGGCCGCGGATTTCCAACCATCCGCTCGATTTCCATTACATCCCCTCGGCGATGGGCCAATCGCCGTCGATCGCGCTTGGGCTCGCGCTAGCGCAACTCCAGCGCGAGGTGATCGTCTTCACCGGCGATGGATCGCTCTTGATGAATCTCGGCTGTTTGGTGACGCTCGCGGCCTCGCGCGCGAAGAACCTCACGCTCATAGCGCTCGATAACGGCGTCTACGAAGTGACGGGCGGCCAAAAGACGGCGGGGCACATCGCCCGAGTCGATTTCGCCGGGCTTGCCACCGCTGCCGGGATCGAAAGCGTCGCCACATTTGACGACTTGATCGACTGGCAAAACGGCGCTGCCGCAGTCCTCAAGCTCCCCGGACCGCGGTTCATTTCTCTAATCGTCGAACCAATCCGCGGCGACTACTTCCTCGACGTTCCTGGGCCAATCCGCCCGCGGATCGAGCGGCTGCGGACGGCGCTGGGCATTTGA
- a CDS encoding antitoxin family protein — protein sequence MSLEIEAIYENGVLKLDQSLPLNEHERVIVTVRSKAGRMRQTAGLLR from the coding sequence ATGTCGCTGGAAATCGAAGCCATATACGAAAACGGCGTTCTCAAACTCGATCAGTCGCTGCCGCTCAACGAGCACGAGCGTGTCATAGTGACAGTTCGCTCGAAGGCCGGCCGAATGCGACAAACCGCCGGCTTGCTGCGGTGA